The genomic segment aggcatgtgccctgactgggaatagaaccagcgacctttcggtttatggtacgatgcccaaccaactgagccacactgacagGGATTAGTTATATTATAATGCACAGATTTATGTACAAACTTGTTCGTCTCAGCAGCATTTATGAtagaaacaaagttttatttttttaaagattttatttatttattttcagagcgaggggaaggggtggaggcagagaaggagagaatcaaaCATCactgtgggagagaaacaccaactggcTGCCTccgcatgtccccaactgggggcctggcccgcaacccaggcacgtgacctgacagggcatcgaaccagcgacccttcggtccacaagccagtgctcaatccactgagccacaccagccagggcagaaacaaaGTTTTAAACAATCTATCCCCTGGCCCCCGGAGCACTTGACACCCGTCTTACGGCCAAAAGAAGAGTCCTCCAAATGGCAACACCAcccagaaaacagaataaaaagctgCCTGGGAAGCTTAGTCTTGATCATTTTTGCACCTGGATCAGGCTTTGCCTGAAGCTATGTAATTACAAGAGCCTAAAATTCCTGTTCTGCTGAAGCCAGTTTAGGCTGGGTTTTCTCTAACTTGTAACCGAGAGAATTATAAATGATACACAGCAGAACTGTCCAGACACACACCCAAGGTGattgccacccccccccccacgctgCTCGCACCAAAAGCCAAAGACGGTCCCCTCTTACCAAGAAGGGTGGGTCCCAGGCCCCACTGGCTGTCTGTCTGACCCCCCAAGGCCTCAGCCCCCCACACCCACTGACTGATACACACACACGCCACAGACAGCACTGggtggatttttattttaacgTCGAAGGCACAGCCCCCCAGATGACCGAGGTGGTGACTGTGGCTGCCTAGCCCAGCCCCCCGAGGCCCAGCTCCAACCCCCAAGGTGCAGCAGAGCCAAAGGGGAGAGGTGGGTAATAAGGGGGCCTCCCCTTTTAGGGGGTCACCTACCTCCTTCCTTAGCCCCAATAGGGAAGAAGCAGGTGACATAAAGTGAGGCAATAATGCTTCAGAGGGTCCCTTAGGGCCTCTCCCTGAACACCGCCCCCCCAACACAGGTCTTTGGTGGATGTAATTGCACAGACAATCCATAAAGTGACGGCTTGAGGGGTGCCCCTTCCCAAGAGCAGAGCCTCAGGGGAGGACAGGGGAGAGGTCCCAGTTTCTCCCTGTGGCAACTCAGTGCTTAGAAACGGGGAGGAGCCCTTCCCTGCTGGCGGAGCCCCCTGGAGAAGCGCCTTCCGCCAGTAGAGGCAGTCCTAGCAAGGGGCCCCCACAGCCCACTCCGCGGCAGGCCCCCCCTCCCTGCATCTCTAACTCTATCTAGTAAGACATAAAAAATTCTCTGCTTATAAAAATACTTCTGCTCTGTCTGGGAgtgcggggtggggagggaagggcaatCCCTGGGGATGGGGCGGAGGGATGATGCTGGAAGCCAGGTCACAGCCcctagagggaaggggggtaacagtgggggaggggtgctaggaggagggcaggggaccGTTGGCTCGGCGGGGGGCTCCCTTGGAGCCTGGGGCCTTGCCGGGGGCAGCGGGCACAGGGGAGACAAGGCGGGAGGTGGCTGCGCTACGCAGCTTCTGTTTCCGCCGCTTGGCCAGCGGCGCGTTCTCCACACTCTTTAGGAAGAAGCCTTCGCGTTTGCCCCGGTTGAACGCCTGGCAGAAAATAGAGCGTGAGTACCCCCAACACCCGCCCGGCCTCGACTTCTAGATCCTAGCTTTGGCTCCCATCCTGGACCCTCCCCCCATGTCACTAGGTCAAGGCCAACAGGTCCTTGGCCTCCGGCCCCCAGCATTCTGAAAGGTCAAGCCCCCAACCCGCCAGAGACCGGGCCTCGGCTCACCTCACCTTCCTGAGCTTTGAGGACTTCGCCTCGGGGAGACCCGGCTTCTCCAGGCTCTatccacaccccacacccccccacaggccccgcccctcaccaTGAAGGTGGCGTTGAGCCCAGAGCGCACAGCCAGTCCGGAGGACTCCAGCACGTCCGGTGTCCGGAGCGGGGGCGAGGAGCGCGCGCTGCCGTCCTGCAGCCACGAGCTGTCCCGCAGCCCCTCGAGCTTCAGCCTCTTCGCCGGGTCCACAGTCAGGAGCCCTGGAAGTGGGGCGGGGCAGTATTGGGGCAGGCCGTGCGCGGAGGCTGCCCCCAGAGAGACCCTAACAGCCCTGCACGGCTCCCGGACCAGCATCCTCACCAGGACACCGGGCCCAGTGACGATCCCTATCCCAACACGACCCCGTGGCCTCCCGCTCCCCAAACAGGATCTGTGACTCCGGCTCCCCACCTCGGACAAGCTCCTTGGCTTCCTCAGACACGTTCTGCCAGGCTTCCCCATCAAGGGAGAAGCGCCCCTCGCGGATCTTGCACATGATCTCGGCCGCCTGGCTCTGCCCGCCTTGGCCCGAGGCTCCCTGGAAGGGAACCTGTCCCGACAGCATCATGTActgggggatggggggaaaagtgaGACCGGCCCAAGCTGTGGGCCCAAGGAGGCCAGGAGGCTGACTTCTCAGCCCACCCCCAGGACTATTCACCCTCTGCTCTCCAGCCTCAGTAACTCCTGAGGCCCATTGGCCATGACCCTGACCTCCAACCCAGAATACTCGGACGCCCTGACCCCAGCATCAGAGAGACCCTGCCTCCGTATTACAACCTCTGACGCCAGCCTCATACCAAACCCTGCTATGCCCACCAACTTGACCCCTGCCTCCGGTGCCCCTGTTGCCCCTCATCAGGAAGACCTCTGACCTCAGGCTCAGGCGACCCTGAACCCTCCTTGGGGACCCCATTCCATACCAGAATGACGCCCAGGCTCCAGAGATCGCAGGACTCGTCGTAGCCCTGCTGCGCCAGCAGCTCGGGGGCCGCGTACTGCAACGTGAAGCAGGGTGTCTGCATGGGCTCCGCGGGGCTTTGCGGGCGTAGCCGCGCGAACCCGAAATCGATGATCTTCACCGGGGCTCCCGGCGTGTCATCGGCATATAGGATATTCTGTAAGGGCAGACGGCCATCAGAGACTGGCCTTGCGCGCAGCAGCACTCCCCTGCCACCGGGGCCCTGCGCCCACCTCCGGCTTGAGGTCGCGGTGCACCACGCCCGCCTCCTCGTGCATGAAGCTCACGGCGGACACAAGGCTTCGCAGGATCTGGCTCGCTTCCGACTCACTGAAGTGCCGCTTCTTGCGGATGTGCTCCAACAGCTCCCCACCCTGCAACAGCTCCAGTACCAGGTACGTGTGCAGCTGTGGGAAGCGGGACTGGTCACCATCACaagccaggccccgccccacagGCACCGACAAGCCCCGCCCCTAGAGTCAGGTCTCAGAAGGGTGAGAGCCCCGACCTCAAGACAACCCACAAGAACCACCCCTACTGCCTTCCAGGTCCCCGTCCCTTTGGTCACCTCAAATCCTACAACCCTCCACGCCCTCCTCAAATTCCGTTTCCTGTGGCCGTCCTCAGATCCGCCTTCCGGTCCTCCAGCCTTACTCTCCTCAAATCCCATCACCTTGACCTCCCAGGTCCCTTCAGGCCCCTCCCACGACTCCCTCAGACCCCGCCCCCTGCCGccttccagcccctcccaccccgcctCCGCGGCTCCTGCATCCCTGCGGTGCACTATTGCCCAGAAAGGCATCACCTACCTGGTCCTGATGAACCTCGTGCAGCTTCACGACGTTGGGATGCGACTGGCACAGCCGCAGGGCTGCCACTTCGCGCTGAGTGTTCGCCTCCAGCCTGGGAGCAGGGCAAAAGGTGTCAAAATGGAAGACCTCCAGCCCTGCTCTCCCAGACCCTGCTTCTCCAGGCCCAGCCACCCAGGGCCCATGCACCCCAATCTGGCCCACCTGCGGCTAAGGATCTTGACCGCGAACTCCTGCCCGCCCTGGCGCTGGCGGCAACGTCGACACACGGAGAAGCTGCCCTGGCCCAGCGCAGGCTCCCGCAGGTCCAACTCATACTGCTGGAAGAAGGGCGAGTCCTGGGGGTAAAGAGGGCGTGTCAGAGGTCCTACCTGGGAGTCTGGGCGCCAGACCTCACCCCATCTCTGAGAGGTTCCAGATTCCACCAAGGTCATACGAGGGCACCTGGTACAGCCCCTTCAGGAATCCCTGGCCCTGCACTCCCAAGTCAActtctccccaccctggcccaACCCACCTGCATCATGGCGCTCCTAGCCACCGAGGCCCTGCCTGGCCGGTCTCCAGCACCAGGTGCTTCCAGCACATCGGTCATCACAGCGTTATTGTGGTCAAACAAGATGGACGGTGCAACAAAGGAGtatccctggttggggagggaggtgggtaagGGGTGGGCAGGCACGGGGGCTAGAGGTGCAGGTGGATCCCTGGAAGGGTCAGacctggtggggaggagggcaggcagagggcagaccCCGGACTCGGGGTCAGTGGGACCTGCTGCTTCTGCACCCTGGTACATCCAGGACCTGGTACACCCAGGACCTGGTACACACAGGACCTGGTACACCCAGGACCTGGTACACACAGGACCTGGTACACACAGGACCTGGTACACCCAGGACCTGGTACACACAGGACCTGGTACACCCAGGACCTGGTACACACAGGACCTGGTACACCCAGGACCTGGTACACACAGGACCTGGTACACACAGGACCTGGTACACCCAGGACCTGGTACACCCAGGACCTGGTACACACAGGACCTGGTACACCCAGGACCTGGTACACACAGGACCTGGTACACCCAGGACCTGGTACACCCAGGACCTGGTACACCCAGGACCTGGTACACACAGGACCTGGTACACCCAGGACCTGGTACACACAGGACCTGGTACACACAGCTTGTTCTATGATCACTTGGGGTCACATCTGTCTCTCACCAGCCTATGACCCCACCTTTCTCATCACAGTAACACCCCCCAAATGCCAAGGGCACTGCCTGGCACAATAAAGTGGCCCAGAAAATGGCAGGCAAATGCATGAAAGGACTGTGACCTGGCATCACACCTGCTTAACTGATGAAAATGCAAATGTGCCTACTGAGAACAACAAAaatctttattccttccttgCAAATCAAACTTTGGCCTCCTCTACAAGGGGGCTACTGAAGAAAAGTAACAGAAACCAGAGTTAATACTCTGCCTTTCCAAAGGATCCATGTCCTGCGCTTCAAGGGATTCACAAAGGTAATTTAAACAGTGTGTATTCTCCTAAAAATGCAGCTTCACCGTGCGTCTGCAGGCAAGCTCCATGCAGGTGGGATTTTTGCCTGTTAGGTTCACTGATACATCCTCAGTGCCCAGGTCTGTGCCCAGCACATTGTAGGCACTCAACACGTATTTCTGAGTCatgaaatgaatgagtgaatgagagtCACCATTCATTCACAAGAAAGAACTTTCTCAGACCTGTGAGACAACGGATCGAGCAACATTCAGGCACAGAGCTGTCACTTGTGAGAGCTTCACAGAGGCAGACTGACCCATTCATACTTGATATTggcctatttttatttaataattatagaCCGTGTCCTACAGACCCAGCCCCCACACTGGGCCTAGGGACACAAATTAAACACGGTTCCTGCCCTCCAGGTGCTTCCGACCAGAGGAGGCAGTCTCAGGGGAGCTGTCGGGACACAAGCTGACCAGCTGCTCCGAAGAAGGTGCTGTGTGCAGAGGGCTGGCGTGCTGGGAAGGtgcagcccagggccccaggggtgGGGAAGACTTCCCACAGGGGCAGTCCTGGACAGCGAGGCTAGAAAGTATACTGGGAGCTTGCTGGGCGAGCAACAGTGGGGGGACACGCCAGGTGGAGGGAACTGGTGTGCAGAGGTACAGAAGTATGTTGTGCAACCTCTGAGCACTCTGTTGCTGCTAAACCACCATGTGGGACAAGAGTGAGCACGGAGGCTAGGACTCAGAGCAAGGACCACCACGGAGGGCCTGAGACGCTGAGCAAAGGAGGTTAGCCTTGTCTAACAGGCCTGCACTTCTAAAATTGGAGGGAGGGGCCCTGTACCCCCCGAATGTGATATGGTGTGCCACCGGGCCCACGAAGCCACAGTATAAACACGGCACCTCTTCCTAGGTATCTCCTTAAGCAAGTGAatgatttaaaacaatatttttacacAACAATAAGGAGATATGATGGAGTAGAAGGGACATTAGTGTAGGATTTAAGGATAAACCATGAAGCTCAAAGCCGAGCCCTGCCAGGGTGGTCTCCATGACTACACAGGGTGCATGGCCTACACAGTGCCCAAGGGTCAGCCAGGCCTGAGGCTGGCTCCCCCACATCGGGGGCTCCATGAACTCTCACTCACCTGGAAGATGCGAGAGTCTCCAGATGGGGGGCTGCCTGCAGGTGAGTAGACAGGCTCCAGTCGAGTAAACTCTTCTGCAAAGTTGCTCACATCCAGCTCTGAACGGATCTGGGGTCGGAATGGAGCTGGAATCTTCCTTGCAGCCAGAGCAGACCAATCTAGACCCTGGAAAAAAGAAACGAAACTGGGGGTCAAAGGGCAGGAAGTGGAAACCCCTCTCCACTCAAGCCGCCCTCACTGAGCAGCTCCTCAGTGAGATAAGAGTGTATCTGGCATTCGGGAGGGAGGTGTTCATCTTGCCTCCCCAGCTTCTATATCCCTCCTTCCAAGAGCCCAAACCCCATTTCCCTTGAAGAATCACCCTCCACCACACTGAGTCATTCTGGGACTTTTAATAGAATTAGCTTGCAAAACAAGCAAATATATTCCCCCTATTATACTTAAATCTTATAGGATGTGTGCCTGGAATTGCTGGGGACAACCTCAGGGTCTAGTGATGAAGTCCCTGTGCAGAAAAGCAGgaccaagagacaaagaaagagattCCTAATGACAGAGGTTCAGCACCTGGATGCAGCCTTGCCTGAAGTCAGACCACTTTTCCTTCAACTTTTCTCTTATGGAAGCTAAAACACACCCTTTTATGTTTAAGCTAGTGTGGCAGAGCCTGTTCGTTGCCTGTCCAACATTCATTTTCTCTGTCTTAGTTCTACATCCCCAATTTTATTCCAGGAACTAATGTGCAAACTAAGACAATGTTTTACAAAGTTCCTTATAGTTAGGGATGACCAATAACTTGCAAGCAAATATTGTGAGATAGGAATCAAGGTAAAGATCCTCAAGAGGAAGGTAAACAGTTGGCAAGTGTCCTTttggcccctcccctccttcttcccctggaTATTAGCCTGGATGGCAAGTGCTCCAGCAGTCATCTTGAACCATGAGGCAACCCTGGAGATGGTGGCTCCATGCTCAAAATGgaggcacatttttaaaaaaagaagaagctgaAGATACCACAGCAGCCCTAGGCTGCCAACCTCTAGATTTCTTTTAtgtaagaaagtaaataaataagtaacccTCTATCTTGTTTAGACCACCATTCATTCCAATACCTGTTAGCAGTCAAACTATTCCATGGATATCACCATTGTGAGTCACATTTTTTTGTCACTTGAAGCCAAGAAGCCTGACCTAGACTTGAAGGCCCCAGTTCTGCCACCAGGGGCCTCAGCATCGCCAGAGAGGCGGTCTTGAGAGAAGGGAGAACACAGAGAAAACGCCCCTTCTGCGCATCAAGCCTCGAAGACCTTGGGGCCTCTTAGGTAGGACTGCTGGTCAACCCACAGCCAGCACTCAGGGCCCAGCATGCACCCAAGGGGGGGTGGAGGAATTCACGGAAGGAAACTGACACTGCTCAGCCACTTCCCCCACAAAGTGACATCTTCACCACAGATTCAGATTCTGTCTGAGAAAGCGTGTCCAAGGGCCCTTCTAGGCAGGTACTTGCAGGGGAGACTCAGGGAGATGACACTCGCCATAGGGTCACAGCGTGCCTGGCCCACGGCAAATGGGTGCCTTTGTCACAAGGTCAGACAAGTGGCAAATCCGATGCCCGCGTGTAACCAGGACGTAGCAGTGAAGGGCATGGGCCTTTGAGTCACCCAGATGGAGGGTTGAATCTGCGCTCCACCACTTCCACactgggtggtttggggccacctccctgaacctcagtttcctcatctgtaaagatgGGGATGACGGGGGTGGCTCTGAGGGTCACATGAAATACTGCAAGCCAAGGGCCGGCACACAGCGGGTGTCTGCTGTTAGAGGACCCTGCGAGGCAATGACATGGGCCGTGCACAGCGCCCGGGCCAGAGAGGCTCACAAGGAGAAAAAGTGACTCCGCACTGCACTCTGCCCTGTGTACGCTCTTCGCAAGTCAACAAACCCTGCGTGGCCGGCTGGCCGTCCACCTGAATTACAGGCACACAGACCGCACAGGGACAGAGAGCAACACGTCTGGGTGGCTGCTGAGAGGGTAAGCGTGGCTCTTAGTACTGACCTGGGCTGAGGGGAAACCTGGGGTCGGTGCCCAGCTCTACGCATTTACTGTACAATCTTGGGTGGGTCACCTCCCTTCTCTGAACCTGTCCAACGAAAAGACTGATGAATCCATTCTCAAGTCCCTGGCAGTCCAGGCAGTCGATGAACCTAGAATTTTCCCCCCAGAAACACGTCTTACGAGTTTCACTAGCGATGGATGAGAAGATAGGCCTGCTTTCTTGATCTGGGGTTTTTCTAAAtcaagtgaaatcagccagtctcAGAGCATCCTTCCAGAGCAGCAGCCTAGACCAGGCATGTGCAGAGAGATGTGGGGGGCAGCTCAGAGGCCTCACCTGGAAGAAGGGGTGGTTCTTGACTTCCTGCGCCCCCTGAGGCCCCGCACCGAGCCGCTTCTTGGGGTCCTTGCAAAGTAGCCGCTGCAGCAGGTCCTGCGCCACGGGCCCGATccgaggggggaagggaggggagcacTTCAGGATCCGTCTGGGAGGATTTGGGGGGCGTCAGGGGCAGCGAgcccccccacagccctgcccagccaCCTCAGCTGCCCTCCGCATCCAGCCCCACTCACCGGGACACCTCTGCCTGCGTGTTCCTCTCGCCCTCCAGTGTGAAGGGCGAAGCCCCCGTCAGCAGCTCAAAGATCAGGATGCCCAGGCTCCACCAGTCCACAGCCTGCCAGGGCCAAGCCGAGGTGAAGGCCTACAGTCACCTGGGCCCCACCCCGCCACCACCCCCGactcccctgcccacccaccttgcCATGGCCCGACTTGCTGCGGATGATTTCGG from the Desmodus rotundus isolate HL8 chromosome 5, HLdesRot8A.1, whole genome shotgun sequence genome contains:
- the RPS6KA4 gene encoding ribosomal protein S6 kinase alpha-4 isoform X1 yields the protein MGDEEEDEGCSVELQITEANLTGHEEKVSVENFELLKVLGTGAYGKVFLVRKAGGHDSGKLYAMKVLRKAALVQRAKTREHTRTERSVLELVRQAPFLVTLHYAFQTDAKLHLILDYVNGGEMFTHLYQRQHFKEAEVRVYAGEIVLALEHLHQLGIIYRDLKLENVLLDSEGHIVLTDFGLSKEFLTEEKERTFSFCGTIEYMAPEIIRSKSGHGKAVDWWSLGILIFELLTGASPFTLEGERNTQAEVSRRILKCSPPFPPRIGPVAQDLLQRLLCKDPKKRLGAGPQGAQEVKNHPFFQGLDWSALAARKIPAPFRPQIRSELDVSNFAEEFTRLEPVYSPAGSPPSGDSRIFQGYSFVAPSILFDHNNAVMTDVLEAPGAGDRPGRASVARSAMMQDSPFFQQYELDLREPALGQGSFSVCRRCRQRQGGQEFAVKILSRRLEANTQREVAALRLCQSHPNVVKLHEVHQDQLHTYLVLELLQGGELLEHIRKKRHFSESEASQILRSLVSAVSFMHEEAGVVHRDLKPENILYADDTPGAPVKIIDFGFARLRPQSPAEPMQTPCFTLQYAAPELLAQQGYDESCDLWSLGVILYMMLSGQVPFQGASGQGGQSQAAEIMCKIREGRFSLDGEAWQNVSEEAKELVRGLLTVDPAKRLKLEGLRDSSWLQDGSARSSPPLRTPDVLESSGLAVRSGLNATFMAFNRGKREGFFLKSVENAPLAKRRKQKLRSAATSRLVSPVPAAPGKAPGSKGAPRRANGPLPSS
- the RPS6KA4 gene encoding ribosomal protein S6 kinase alpha-4 isoform X3, which produces MGDEEEDEGCSVELQITEAYGKVFLVRKAGGHDSGKLYAMKVLRKAALVQRAKTREHTRTERSVLELVRQAPFLVTLHYAFQTDAKLHLILDYVNGGEMFTHLYQRQHFKEAEVRVYAGEIVLALEHLHQLGIIYRDLKLENVLLDSEGHIVLTDFGLSKEFLTEEKERTFSFCGTIEYMAPEIIRSKSGHGKAVDWWSLGILIFELLTGASPFTLEGERNTQAEVSRRILKCSPPFPPRIGPVAQDLLQRLLCKDPKKRLGAGPQGAQEVKNHPFFQGLDWSALAARKIPAPFRPQIRSELDVSNFAEEFTRLEPVYSPAGSPPSGDSRIFQGYSFVAPSILFDHNNAVMTDVLEAPGAGDRPGRASVARSAMMQDSPFFQQYELDLREPALGQGSFSVCRRCRQRQGGQEFAVKILSRRLEANTQREVAALRLCQSHPNVVKLHEVHQDQLHTYLVLELLQGGELLEHIRKKRHFSESEASQILRSLVSAVSFMHEEAGVVHRDLKPENILYADDTPGAPVKIIDFGFARLRPQSPAEPMQTPCFTLQYAAPELLAQQGYDESCDLWSLGVILYMMLSGQVPFQGASGQGGQSQAAEIMCKIREGRFSLDGEAWQNVSEEAKELVRGLLTVDPAKRLKLEGLRDSSWLQDGSARSSPPLRTPDVLESSGLAVRSGLNATFMAFNRGKREGFFLKSVENAPLAKRRKQKLRSAATSRLVSPVPAAPGKAPGSKGAPRRANGPLPSS
- the RPS6KA4 gene encoding ribosomal protein S6 kinase alpha-4 isoform X2; translation: MGDEEEDEGCSVELQITEANLTGHEEKVSVENFELLKVLGTGAYGKVFLVRKAGGHDSGKLYAMKVLRKAALVQRAKTREHTRTERSVLELVRQAPFLVTLHYAFQTDAKLHLILDYVNGGEMFTHLYQRQHFKEAEVRVYAGEIVLALEHLHQLGIIYRDLKLENVLLDSEGHIVLTDFGLSKEFLTEEKERTFSFCGTIEYMAPEIIRSKSGHGKAVDWWSLGILIFELLTGASPFTLEGERNTQAEVSRRILKCSPPFPPRIGPVAQDLLQRLLCKDPKKRLGAGPQGAQEVKNHPFFQGLDWSALAARKIPAPFRPQIRSELDVSNFAEEFTRLEPVYSPAGSPPSGDSRIFQGYSFVAPSILFDHNNAVMTDVLEAPGAGDRPGRASVARSAMMQDSPFFQQYELDLREPALGQGSFSVCRRCRQRQGGQEFAVKILSRRLEANTQREVAALRLCQSHPNVVKLHEVHQDQLHTYLVLELLQGGELLEHIRKKRHFSESEASQILRSLVSAVSFMHEEAGVVHRDLKPENILYADDTPGAPVKIIDFGFARLRPQSPAEPMQTPCFTLQYAAPELLAQQGYDESCDLWSLGVILVPFQGASGQGGQSQAAEIMCKIREGRFSLDGEAWQNVSEEAKELVRGLLTVDPAKRLKLEGLRDSSWLQDGSARSSPPLRTPDVLESSGLAVRSGLNATFMAFNRGKREGFFLKSVENAPLAKRRKQKLRSAATSRLVSPVPAAPGKAPGSKGAPRRANGPLPSS
- the RPS6KA4 gene encoding ribosomal protein S6 kinase alpha-4 isoform X4, encoding MKVLRKAALVQRAKTREHTRTERSVLELVRQAPFLVTLHYAFQTDAKLHLILDYVNGGEMFTHLYQRQHFKEAEVRVYAGEIVLALEHLHQLGIIYRDLKLENVLLDSEGHIVLTDFGLSKEFLTEEKERTFSFCGTIEYMAPEIIRSKSGHGKAVDWWSLGILIFELLTGASPFTLEGERNTQAEVSRRILKCSPPFPPRIGPVAQDLLQRLLCKDPKKRLGAGPQGAQEVKNHPFFQGLDWSALAARKIPAPFRPQIRSELDVSNFAEEFTRLEPVYSPAGSPPSGDSRIFQGYSFVAPSILFDHNNAVMTDVLEAPGAGDRPGRASVARSAMMQDSPFFQQYELDLREPALGQGSFSVCRRCRQRQGGQEFAVKILSRRLEANTQREVAALRLCQSHPNVVKLHEVHQDQLHTYLVLELLQGGELLEHIRKKRHFSESEASQILRSLVSAVSFMHEEAGVVHRDLKPENILYADDTPGAPVKIIDFGFARLRPQSPAEPMQTPCFTLQYAAPELLAQQGYDESCDLWSLGVILYMMLSGQVPFQGASGQGGQSQAAEIMCKIREGRFSLDGEAWQNVSEEAKELVRGLLTVDPAKRLKLEGLRDSSWLQDGSARSSPPLRTPDVLESSGLAVRSGLNATFMAFNRGKREGFFLKSVENAPLAKRRKQKLRSAATSRLVSPVPAAPGKAPGSKGAPRRANGPLPSS